One Thermus sp. LT1-2-5 genomic region harbors:
- the aceE gene encoding pyruvate dehydrogenase (acetyl-transferring), homodimeric type produces the protein MTERALREAWMALSEEERARFLEVENREWLESLEYVLRVEGFERVEELLRLLDEYLYLQGYFPQNRLSTPYLNTIPKEKEPPYPGDLELERRIVNILRWNTAMMVARANQKADGIGGHISTYASIAELFEVGFNHFFRGPEAGLDRDLVFFQGHASPGIYARAFLEGRLKEADLENFRREVHPPVPEGRGLSSYPHPWLMPDFWEFPTVSMGLGPIQAIYQARFMRYLEDRGLKPKSSAKVWAFLGDGEHDEPETVGALHLAARENLDNLVFVVNCNLQRLDGPVRGNSKIIQELERLYRGAGWRVIKIVWGSAWDELIAKDKEGHLLRRFEALVDGESQRYAAFGGKELRERFFNTPELKRLIEGMTDEELTELTRSRGGHDLKKIHAAYKMAVEHKGSPVVILARTIKGYGMGPTAMAKNVAHQVKKLTEEDLKEARAFLGIPIPEEKLKDLPYYHPGEDAPEVRYLKERRKALGGFLPERRVRFKGGLEVPGEDFFQEFYEGSGGREISTTMAFVRILAKLLRHPSIGKLIVPIVPDEARTFGMEALIAQVGVYSPQGQLYIPVDAGTLTAYKESREGQILEEGITEAGAMADFIAAGTAYAHWGIPTIPFLITYSMFGLQRVGDLVWAAADQRTRGFLLGATAGRTTLLGEGLQHQDGQSHLYALAAPNLLAYDPAFAYEFAVILEDGLRRMYGKGEDVFYYITIENENYVHPPMPEPRDRVKEGILKGLYLFQKGEGKGPRVQLWGAGPILPQAIQAQELLARYGVVADVWSATSYKALYYDAIEAERERRLLGQARKPYVQAALEGHEGPVVAATDYLKALPNLVRDYVGRPFCALGTDGFGRSDTREALRDFFEVDARHIAYAALALLHEEGKVGAEVLAKARAELGLKLEEVPPHRR, from the coding sequence ATGACGGAGCGCGCGCTGAGGGAAGCCTGGATGGCCCTATCCGAGGAGGAACGGGCCCGCTTCCTGGAGGTGGAAAACCGGGAGTGGCTGGAGTCCTTGGAGTACGTCCTCCGGGTGGAGGGCTTTGAGCGGGTGGAGGAGCTTTTGCGCCTTTTGGACGAGTACCTTTACCTGCAGGGGTACTTCCCGCAAAACCGCCTCTCCACCCCCTACCTGAACACCATCCCCAAGGAGAAGGAACCGCCTTACCCGGGGGATCTGGAGCTGGAACGGCGCATCGTCAACATCCTGCGCTGGAATACTGCCATGATGGTGGCCCGGGCCAACCAGAAGGCGGACGGCATCGGGGGGCACATCTCCACCTACGCCTCCATCGCCGAGCTTTTTGAGGTGGGGTTCAACCACTTCTTCCGGGGGCCGGAGGCGGGGCTGGACCGGGACTTGGTTTTCTTCCAGGGGCACGCCTCGCCCGGCATCTACGCCCGGGCCTTCTTGGAAGGGCGGCTTAAAGAGGCGGACCTGGAGAACTTCCGCCGGGAGGTACACCCTCCGGTACCGGAGGGGCGGGGGCTTTCCAGCTACCCCCACCCCTGGCTCATGCCGGATTTCTGGGAGTTCCCCACGGTTTCCATGGGTCTCGGTCCCATCCAGGCCATCTACCAAGCCCGCTTCATGCGCTACCTGGAGGACCGCGGCCTAAAGCCCAAAAGCTCCGCCAAGGTCTGGGCTTTCCTGGGGGACGGGGAGCACGACGAGCCCGAAACCGTGGGGGCCTTGCACCTCGCTGCCCGGGAGAACCTGGACAACCTGGTCTTCGTGGTGAACTGCAACCTCCAGCGCTTGGACGGGCCCGTGCGGGGCAACTCCAAGATCATCCAGGAGCTGGAAAGGCTGTACCGGGGGGCGGGCTGGCGGGTGATCAAGATCGTCTGGGGCTCCGCCTGGGACGAGCTCATCGCCAAGGATAAGGAAGGCCACCTCCTCCGCCGCTTCGAGGCCTTGGTGGACGGGGAGAGCCAGCGCTACGCCGCCTTTGGGGGGAAAGAGCTTAGGGAGCGCTTCTTCAACACCCCAGAGCTCAAGCGGCTCATCGAGGGGATGACGGACGAGGAGCTCACCGAGCTTACCCGGAGCCGGGGGGGGCACGACCTCAAGAAGATCCACGCCGCTTACAAGATGGCGGTGGAGCACAAGGGAAGCCCCGTGGTCATCCTGGCCCGCACCATCAAGGGGTACGGCATGGGGCCCACGGCCATGGCCAAGAACGTGGCCCACCAGGTGAAGAAGCTCACGGAGGAGGACCTCAAGGAGGCGCGGGCCTTTTTGGGCATCCCCATCCCCGAGGAGAAGCTCAAGGACCTTCCCTACTACCACCCCGGGGAGGACGCCCCCGAGGTGCGCTACCTCAAGGAAAGGCGCAAGGCCTTGGGCGGCTTCCTCCCCGAGCGTCGGGTGCGCTTCAAGGGGGGCCTCGAGGTGCCGGGGGAGGACTTCTTCCAGGAGTTCTACGAGGGCTCGGGCGGGCGGGAGATCTCCACCACCATGGCCTTCGTGCGCATCCTGGCCAAGCTCCTCCGCCACCCTTCCATCGGCAAGCTCATCGTGCCCATCGTCCCCGACGAGGCCCGCACCTTCGGCATGGAGGCCCTGATCGCCCAGGTGGGCGTCTACTCCCCCCAGGGGCAGCTCTACATCCCCGTGGACGCCGGCACCCTCACCGCCTACAAGGAGAGCCGGGAGGGGCAGATCCTGGAGGAGGGGATCACTGAGGCCGGGGCCATGGCGGACTTCATCGCCGCCGGCACCGCCTACGCCCACTGGGGCATCCCCACCATCCCCTTCCTCATCACCTACTCCATGTTCGGCCTGCAACGGGTGGGGGACCTGGTCTGGGCCGCCGCCGACCAGCGCACGCGGGGCTTCCTCCTTGGGGCCACCGCCGGGCGCACCACGCTTCTGGGCGAAGGGCTGCAGCACCAAGACGGCCAAAGCCACCTCTATGCCCTGGCCGCCCCCAACCTCCTGGCCTACGACCCCGCCTTCGCCTACGAGTTCGCCGTGATCCTGGAGGACGGCCTAAGGCGCATGTACGGGAAGGGGGAGGACGTCTTCTACTACATCACCATAGAAAACGAGAACTACGTCCACCCCCCCATGCCCGAGCCCCGGGATAGGGTAAAGGAGGGCATCCTCAAGGGGCTCTACCTCTTCCAAAAGGGGGAGGGGAAAGGCCCCAGGGTGCAGCTGTGGGGCGCAGGGCCCATCCTGCCCCAGGCCATCCAGGCCCAAGAGCTTTTGGCCCGCTATGGCGTGGTGGCGGATGTCTGGAGCGCCACCAGCTACAAGGCCCTTTACTACGACGCCATCGAGGCGGAACGGGAAAGGAGGCTTCTGGGCCAGGCGCGGAAGCCCTACGTGCAGGCGGCCTTGGAAGGGCACGAGGGTCCGGTGGTGGCGGCCACGGACTACCTCAAGGCCCTGCCCAACCTGGTGCGGGACTACGTGGGCCGCCCCTTCTGCGCCCTGGGCACCGACGGCTTTGGCCGCTCGGATACCCGGGAGGCCCTCCGGGACTTCTTTGAGGTGGACGCCCGGCACATCGCCTACGCCGCCTTGGCCCTGCTCCACGAGGAGGGCAAGGTGGGGGCTGAGGTCTTGGCGAAGGCGCGGGCGGAGCTCGGCCTTAAGCTAGAGGAAGTGCCGCCCCACCGGCGCTAG
- a CDS encoding 2-oxo acid dehydrogenase subunit E2, which translates to MELKLPELGDNVSAATVVGVLVKEGDRITPGQPVLELETDKAVMEVPAEAGGVVQRVLVKVGDEVRPGQPFLELAKETGEAPARAAEALSEAAPPAPSAKAEPQALEAPSPGAPRPEPQKASPPEERRLIPAAPSIRRLARELGVDLTGVRGTGLAGRITEEDVRRAAGLLEGPKEVAVPAPRLPDFAKWGPVRTEPMSGVRKATLRAMAQAWAQVPMVTHFDEADITELEALRKRYAKKAEERGFRLTLTAFLLKALALTLKAFPKFNASIDAEKAEIIYKDYVHIGVAVDTPHGLLVPVIRNVDQKGVLRLAQELQEVSERARERKLAPEEMQGGTFSLSNLGGIGGVGFTPIVNWPEVAILGVSRSQMKPVWDAEQEAFVPRLVMPYGLTYDHRLIDGAEAARFCRHLAGLLEDPLGLALE; encoded by the coding sequence ATGGAACTCAAGCTTCCCGAACTGGGCGACAACGTGAGCGCAGCCACGGTGGTGGGGGTTCTGGTCAAGGAGGGCGACCGCATAACCCCCGGCCAGCCGGTTTTGGAGTTGGAAACGGACAAGGCGGTGATGGAGGTGCCCGCGGAGGCGGGCGGGGTGGTGCAGCGGGTGCTGGTGAAGGTGGGGGACGAGGTGCGCCCGGGCCAGCCCTTCTTGGAGCTGGCGAAGGAAACGGGGGAGGCCCCCGCCAGGGCGGCGGAGGCGCTCTCCGAGGCGGCGCCGCCCGCCCCTTCTGCGAAGGCGGAGCCGCAAGCCCTCGAGGCCCCTTCCCCAGGGGCGCCGAGGCCCGAGCCGCAAAAGGCTTCTCCTCCCGAGGAGCGCCGCCTCATCCCCGCCGCCCCCTCCATCCGGCGGCTTGCCCGGGAGCTCGGGGTGGACCTCACGGGGGTGCGGGGCACGGGCCTCGCCGGGCGCATCACCGAGGAGGACGTGCGCCGGGCGGCGGGGCTTCTGGAGGGGCCCAAGGAGGTGGCCGTCCCTGCCCCCAGGCTCCCCGACTTCGCCAAGTGGGGCCCGGTGCGCACCGAGCCCATGAGCGGGGTGCGCAAGGCCACCTTACGGGCCATGGCCCAGGCCTGGGCCCAGGTGCCCATGGTCACCCACTTCGACGAGGCGGACATCACCGAGCTGGAGGCCTTGCGCAAGCGCTACGCCAAGAAGGCGGAGGAAAGGGGCTTCCGCCTCACCCTCACCGCCTTCCTCCTCAAGGCCCTGGCCCTCACCCTCAAGGCCTTCCCCAAGTTCAACGCCTCCATAGATGCGGAAAAGGCCGAGATCATCTACAAGGACTACGTCCACATCGGCGTGGCGGTGGACACGCCCCACGGGCTTCTGGTCCCGGTGATCCGGAACGTGGACCAGAAGGGGGTCCTGCGCCTGGCCCAGGAGCTCCAGGAGGTTTCCGAACGGGCGAGGGAACGGAAGCTTGCCCCCGAGGAGATGCAGGGGGGGACCTTCAGCCTCTCCAACCTGGGGGGGATTGGCGGGGTGGGCTTCACCCCCATCGTCAACTGGCCCGAGGTGGCCATCCTTGGGGTTTCCCGCTCCCAGATGAAGCCGGTTTGGGATGCGGAACAAGAGGCCTTTGTGCCGCGGCTCGTCATGCCCTACGGCCTAACCTACGACCACCGTCTTATCGACGGGGCGGAGGCCGCCCGTTTCTGCCGCCACCTGGCGGGGCTTTTGGAGGACCCCTTGGGCCTGGCCCTGGAGTGA
- a CDS encoding septum formation initiator family protein codes for MERPIYRVLHLVFALGVAHALFLLGQEGVRAYRLAQERARLEEALSRAEARVAALKTELTATQDPAHLEALARRLGLVRPEETLKRR; via the coding sequence GTGGAGCGGCCCATCTACCGCGTTCTGCACCTGGTTTTTGCCCTGGGGGTGGCCCATGCCCTGTTCCTTTTGGGGCAGGAGGGGGTGCGGGCCTACCGCTTGGCCCAGGAAAGGGCTAGGCTAGAGGAGGCCCTTTCCCGGGCCGAGGCCCGGGTGGCCGCGCTCAAGACGGAGCTTACCGCAACCCAGGACCCCGCCCACCTCGAGGCCCTGGCCCGCAGGCTCGGCCTGGTGCGCCCCGAGGAGACGCTGAAACGGCGATGA
- the hemC gene encoding hydroxymethylbilane synthase produces MRVIVVGTRGSALALAQTRWVVERLKESWPEAEFKVKTVKTRGDQGADPKEQAIFVKELQEALLSREIDIAVHSLKDLPTEEPPGLKLAAIPRRQDPRDVFLGKTYKRLEDLPKGAVVGTSSVRRKAQLLAHRPDLVVKDLRGNVDTRLAALGNGEYDGIILAAAGLLRLDLRNRIDQFLEPEVMLPAPGQGALALEVRQGDDLAEELCYALHHHPSHDRVRAERAFLRGLGAGCLAPVGALAQVAEDGTLVLEGGLFSPDGKSFIRAEIEGDASEAEELGLELAQDVLEQGGREILAQTRAV; encoded by the coding sequence ATGCGCGTCATCGTGGTGGGAACCCGGGGCAGCGCCCTCGCCCTGGCCCAGACCCGGTGGGTGGTGGAGCGCCTCAAGGAGAGCTGGCCCGAGGCGGAGTTTAAGGTCAAGACGGTGAAGACCCGGGGGGACCAGGGGGCGGACCCCAAGGAGCAGGCCATCTTCGTCAAGGAGCTCCAGGAGGCCCTGCTCTCCCGGGAGATCGACATCGCCGTGCACTCGCTCAAGGACCTGCCCACGGAGGAACCCCCCGGCCTCAAGCTCGCCGCCATCCCTCGGCGGCAGGACCCCCGGGACGTCTTTTTGGGCAAGACCTACAAGCGCCTGGAGGACCTGCCCAAGGGGGCGGTGGTGGGCACCAGCTCCGTGCGCCGCAAGGCCCAGCTTTTGGCCCATCGGCCCGATTTGGTGGTGAAGGACCTAAGGGGCAACGTGGACACCCGCCTGGCCGCCTTGGGTAACGGGGAGTATGACGGCATCATCCTGGCGGCGGCGGGGCTTTTGCGCCTGGACCTTAGGAACCGCATCGACCAGTTTCTGGAGCCCGAGGTGATGCTCCCCGCCCCCGGCCAAGGGGCCTTGGCCCTAGAGGTGCGGCAGGGGGACGATTTGGCGGAGGAGCTTTGCTACGCCCTCCACCACCACCCCTCCCACGACCGGGTGCGGGCGGAGCGGGCCTTTTTGCGGGGCCTGGGGGCGGGTTGCCTGGCCCCTGTGGGGGCCTTGGCCCAGGTAGCGGAGGACGGCACCTTGGTCCTCGAGGGGGGGCTTTTCTCCCCCGACGGCAAGAGCTTCATCCGGGCGGAGATCGAGGGGGATGCCTCCGAGGCGGAGGAGCTCGGCCTGGAGCTAGCCCAGGACGTTTTGGAGCAGGGGGGCCGGGAGATCCTCGCCCAAACCCGAGCGGTTTAG
- a CDS encoding LysR family transcriptional regulator: MNLRRLRLFLVLAEEGNFHRAAERAYLSQPALSQQIKALEQELGVRLLDRKPFRLTPAGEVLKEEGSRLLQEVEALKERVRRAGWQALRFGVPENLLPDLMPLLDHLRRGLGQAVEVLEMHTPEQVKALREGRLDYGLAGLRVADPAIGEEPLLKVPLVVLLPESHPLAREERVPLAALRDEPFLLLPKEALPPLHEAFMEVFRRAGFTPKVAREVVRFPQAVSLVAAGVGVHLTLAPYRVFPHPGTVLKPLAEEAALQVSLIYRQSPPPPRLEEVRELLKALVL; encoded by the coding sequence ATGAACCTGCGCCGGTTACGGCTCTTCCTCGTGCTGGCGGAGGAGGGAAACTTCCACCGGGCGGCGGAGCGGGCTTACCTCTCCCAGCCTGCCCTTTCTCAGCAGATAAAAGCCCTGGAACAGGAGCTTGGGGTGCGGCTATTGGACAGGAAGCCCTTCCGCCTCACCCCGGCGGGGGAGGTGCTCAAGGAGGAGGGAAGCCGCCTCCTCCAAGAGGTGGAGGCGCTCAAGGAACGGGTGCGCCGGGCGGGCTGGCAGGCCCTCCGCTTCGGGGTACCGGAAAACCTGCTTCCCGACCTCATGCCCCTTTTGGACCACCTGCGCCGGGGGCTAGGCCAGGCGGTGGAGGTCCTGGAGATGCACACCCCGGAGCAGGTGAAGGCCCTGCGGGAAGGAAGGCTGGACTACGGCCTCGCTGGGCTCAGGGTGGCCGACCCTGCCATCGGAGAGGAGCCCCTCCTCAAGGTGCCCTTGGTGGTCCTCCTCCCGGAAAGCCACCCCCTGGCCCGGGAAGAGCGGGTGCCCCTCGCCGCCCTGAGGGACGAGCCCTTCCTGCTCCTGCCCAAAGAGGCCCTGCCCCCTTTGCACGAGGCCTTCATGGAGGTCTTCCGCCGGGCGGGGTTTACCCCCAAGGTGGCCCGGGAGGTGGTCCGCTTCCCCCAGGCGGTGAGCTTGGTGGCCGCCGGGGTGGGGGTCCACCTCACCCTGGCCCCCTATCGGGTCTTCCCCCACCCGGGCACGGTGCTCAAGCCCCTGGCCGAGGAGGCGGCCTTGCAGGTGTCCCTCATCTACCGCCAAAGCCCGCCCCCGCCCCGCCTCGAGGAGGTGCGGGAGCTCCTCAAAGCCCTGGTCCTTTAG
- a CDS encoding transcriptional repressor, which yields MALKRLTRQRKAILEVVRQAHHHPDAAWIYQEVRKVVPKVSLGTIYRTLEALVAEGYLVPITKAGEATRYDANLHPHLHLICEACGAIVDLEVDLPDLVALAREAHPGVEVREAEVTFRGLCPTCKAAPKG from the coding sequence ATGGCGCTGAAGCGTTTGACCCGCCAGCGCAAGGCCATTCTGGAGGTGGTGCGGCAAGCCCACCACCACCCCGACGCCGCCTGGATCTACCAGGAGGTGCGTAAGGTGGTGCCCAAGGTGAGCTTGGGCACCATTTACCGCACCCTCGAGGCCCTGGTGGCGGAGGGCTACCTGGTGCCCATCACCAAGGCGGGGGAGGCCACCCGGTACGACGCCAACCTCCACCCCCACCTGCACCTCATCTGCGAGGCCTGCGGGGCCATCGTGGACCTGGAGGTGGACCTTCCCGACCTGGTGGCCTTGGCCCGGGAGGCCCACCCCGGGGTGGAGGTGCGGGAGGCCGAGGTCACCTTCAGAGGGCTTTGCCCCACCTGCAAGGCGGCCCCCAAGGGCTAG